Part of the Moorella sp. E308F genome, GGAGCTAGAATTTAAGTATTACATACTTGACAAAATTAGCTTTGCTTCGGGGGTGACAGAAAAAGGTTTCTACCATAACCTTACCCTTTGTGCGAGTTGCTACCGCAATCTACTGGCTGCCGAAAAGTTCGTCAAAAATTGGCTCAACACCCAAATAGGGAACTTTAATTGTTATGTCATTCCAGGCTTTCTTTTTGAAGCCTTACCGGCTAAAAAGGATTTGGAAGATTGGGCTGCCTACGTGATCAATACTATTAAGGTGGCCAATAATCTTAAGAGCCTTTACGAACTGGAAAAGGAACTGGACGAGTTCTTAGAGGAAGGTCCTTTGGACAATAAGGCTATACTCAACCTGTTATTTTATCACAAGCCCGCCGGTCGAAGCGAATTTAAAGTATTGCGTTTGATCAAGGATGTTTCTCCCACGCGTATTAAGAAGCTTGTAAGAAGCATAAACAAGGTTAGCGATGTCGGTAAAGGCTTACTGGGGGGTGAAAGCAGGGAATGGGTTATTGATTTGCAAAAGATCTATTACTTAATACCTTTGAAGACCGGTGACGTAAACGAATACAAGAAAATACTGGACATCTACGATTCCTTGATCAGCGAGAGGCAGTTTGATTATGCCTTCCTCATCAATCAGTTTACCGAGCTAATTGCTATTTATCAGCTGCGGCGTTTCTCTAACAGTAATATCAGGGTGAAGGATGAGAAGTATGTGAAATATAGTATGGCCATGGCGGTACTGCAAGCCAACCTTTTCCTGTACCTGTTGCGTAAATTAGGCCAATTAAAGGGGGTGACGGGTGTGAGTGAGGATTTTCAGCAGCTTAACGTGGACCAGAATATGAAATCATTCTTGCAGGAAATGGGATATAACGGGGCGCAAACAGCTATGTTCTTGCTGGGGTATTTGATCGAGCAGGTGGGCTGGAGCCAGGCCCAGCATGGCCATGAGAATAAGCCGGTCCTGGAAAAGATCAATTATCAGGGTATGAGCCTAGCTCGCCTCCAGCATTTGGCCAATGTGGTTTTCAATTTGCTGCACCAGTACAAGATTCTCACTTTTAATGAGCGGCTGTATGCTGAAATGAAAAAAGTTATGGACCAGTACGTGAACAACTGGCCTCTTTCCCCGGAAGAAAATGTTTTC contains:
- a CDS encoding TIGR02556 family CRISPR-associated protein, producing MLEAMSELGKVLAGIGREEFISNILEPLPSQTRKGQTRKVILLDFDTRAGKINVEVEEVKEKETPKKYLWIGNAKGNKPQRSAATPSLNYILSQTLPNIARELPEGSSLRAQVEKVITHFYRDMPGGMKVLDVEGFGLTGESFSMTGLLEQVKGNSKNFLKKLTDAVEAWIRKKWGLSKDEIALWVVSVDGVPLSCHSEYRDLVYRIKIEDALEETISGCCSSCGLPGQVAVDVFKELEFKYYILDKISFASGVTEKGFYHNLTLCASCYRNLLAAEKFVKNWLNTQIGNFNCYVIPGFLFEALPAKKDLEDWAAYVINTIKVANNLKSLYELEKELDEFLEEGPLDNKAILNLLFYHKPAGRSEFKVLRLIKDVSPTRIKKLVRSINKVSDVGKGLLGGESREWVIDLQKIYYLIPLKTGDVNEYKKILDIYDSLISERQFDYAFLINQFTELIAIYQLRRFSNSNIRVKDEKYVKYSMAMAVLQANLFLYLLRKLGQLKGVTGVSEDFQQLNVDQNMKSFLQEMGYNGAQTAMFLLGYLIEQVGWSQAQHGHENKPVLEKINYQGMSLARLQHLANVVFNLLHQYKILTFNERLYAEMKKVMDQYVNNWPLSPEENVFYLLSGYSYGVRRAASYKGKEEQA